The Phoenix dactylifera cultivar Barhee BC4 chromosome 9, palm_55x_up_171113_PBpolish2nd_filt_p, whole genome shotgun sequence genome window below encodes:
- the LOC103697326 gene encoding histone H3.2, with the protein MARTKQTARKSTGGKAPRKQLATKAARKSAPATGGVKKPHRFRPGTVALREIRKYQKSTELLIRKLPFQRLVREIAQDFKTDLRFQSSAVAALQEAAEAYLVGLFEDTNLCAIHAKRVTIMPKDIQLARRIRGERA; encoded by the coding sequence ATGGCGCGGACGAAACAGACGGCGAGGAAGTCGACCGGCGGGAAGGCTCCCCGGAAGCAGCTTGCGACGAAGGCGGCGAGGAAGTCGGCGCCGGCGACGGGCGGTGTGAAGAAGCCCCACCGGTTTCGCCCCGGAACGGTGGCGCTGCGGGAGATCCGCAAGTACCAGAAGAGCACGGAGCTTCTCATCCGGAAGCTCCCCTTCCAGCGGCTCGTTCGGGAGATCGCCCAGGACTTCAAGACCGACCTCCGCTTCCAAAGCTCCGCGGTGGCGGCGCTGCAGGAGGCTGCGGAGGCCTACCTGGTGGGGCTCTTCGAGGACACCAACCTCTGCGCCATCCACGCCAAGCGCGTAACCATTATGCCCAAAGATATCCAGCTTGCACGCCGCATCCGAGGCGAGCGTGCCTGA
- the LOC103701685 gene encoding zinc finger protein NUTCRACKER-like: MYQVFGPQIIAELVKPADADDPEAEVIALSPKALLATNRFLCEICGKGFQRDQNLQLHRRGHNLPWKLRQKSTKEPRKRVYVCPEKSCIHHNPARALGDLTGIKKHFCRKHGEKKWKCEKCSKRYAVQSDWKAHSKTCGTREYRCDCGILFSRRDSFITHRAFCDALAEETARVSVVSGINHTMPIVNASYLLPDGLMRSDMLQNFSSNIKTDMSNCKADDKARPKLPLWMGHGIQSSEPLSSPTSLSDINQIGSMGAGTLYGDLFTSCSNSQHLNSELSWLYGSKLLPSSSAVELTSTSIPATTMKEVDSSQSLLASIPSLFSAQHHHCPAQASNMSATALLQKAAQIGVTSTIPFIGSFEPSKCQDTQIEDASKYDGLLNPNQPSNLENVVSGFTASDPYNLFSERRCSSVKDDSGGGGETRDFLGVWVHPLCPSSINGWI; this comes from the exons ATGTATCAGGTGTTTGGACCACAAATTATTGCCGAGCTGGTGAAGCCTGCAGATGCTGATG ATCCTGAAGCAGAGGTCATTGCCTTGTCTCCAAAGGCCCTCTTAGCCACCAACCGGTTCTTGTGCGAGATTTGCGGTAAAGGCTTCCAGAGAGACCAGAACCTCCAGCTCCACCGCAGGGGGCACAACCTCCCGTGGAAGCTAAGGCAAAAAAGCACAAAAGAGCCGAGGAAAAGAGTCTACGTGTGCCCTGAGAAGAGCTGCATCCACCACAATCCCGCGAGAGCGCTTGGAGATCTGACCGGCATAAAGAAGCACTTCTGCAGGAAGCATGGCGAGAAGAAGTGGAAGTGCGAGAAGTGCTCCAAGCGATACGCAGTGCAGTCTGACTGGAAGGCGCACTCCAAGACCTGCGGCACGAGGGAGTACCGCTGCGACTGTGGTATCCTTTTCTCCAG GAGAGACAGTTTTATAACACACAGGGCCTTCTGTGATGCCTTAGCTGAAGAGACCGCAAGAGTTTCTGTAGTATCCGGCATCAACCACACGATGCCCATCGTCAATGCCAGTTACCTTCTCCCTGATGGTTTGATGAGATCTGATATGCTGCAGAACTTCTCGTCTAATATTAAGACTGATATGTCCAACTGCAAAGCTGATGATAAGGCTAGACCAAAGCTTCCCTTGTGGATGGGCCACGGAATTCAGAGCAGTGAGCCTTTAAGCAGCCCCACCAGTCTCTCTGATATCAATCAAATCGGATCAATGGGTGCCGGAACCTTGTATGGTGATCTCTTCACCTCATGTTCAAATTCGCAGCATCTCAACTCTGAATTAAGTTGGCTGTATGGCAGCAAACTCTTGCCTTCGAGCAGTGCTGTTGAGCTAACAAGCACCTCAATTCCAGCAACCACCATGAAGGAGGTCGACAGCTCGCAATCTCTCCTCGCTAGCATTCCTTCCTTGTTTAGCGCTCAACATCACCATTGTCCTGCACAGGCGTCGAATATGTCTGCAACAGCGTTGTTGCAGAAAGCTGCTCAAATTGGCGTGACTTCCACCATTCCATTTATTGGGAGCTTTGAGCCATCGAAGTGCCAAGATACTCAGATTGAAGATGCTAGCAAATACGATGGACTCCTCAATCCAAACCAGCCGAGCAACCTAGAGAACGTTGTAAGTGGTTTCACAGCATCGGACCCGTACAATTTGTTCTCTGAAAGACGCTGCAGCTCTGTAAAAGATGATTCGGGAGGTGGAGGAGAGACTAGGGATTTCTTAGGTGTTTGGGTGCATCCCCTCTGCCCCTCATCAATCAACGGATGGATCTGA
- the LOC103701692 gene encoding uncharacterized protein LOC103701692, with translation MILPAVKLGTLALKTLCKPIASRLKKEAGIHPKFHRFIINIAQVAVGALIFEVQRSARSEARKEEIRKQAIEAMKQREEDLTREVELLKQKLNETEHLAEGRGLSGILNFRHGHALEENKRAGPARLV, from the exons ATGATCCTGCCGGCGGTAAAGCTGGGAACTCTGGCCCTGAAGACCCTCTGCAAACCCATCGCCAGTCGACTCAAGAAAGAGGCCGGCATCCACCCCAAGTTCCACCGGTTCATCATCAACATTGCTCAG GTTGCTGTAGGTGCCTTAATCTTTGAGGTGCAAAGAAGTGCAAGGTCGGAAGCTAGAAAAGAGGAAATTCGGAAGCAAGCGATTGAG GCAATGAAACAAAGAGAGGAGGATCTAACAAGAGAAGTAGAGCTACTCAAGCAGAAGCTCAATGAAACAGAGCACCTTGCCGAGGGACGAGGCCTTTCAGGCATTCTCAACTTCAGGCATGGCCATGCACTAGAAGAAAACAAGAGAGCAGGACCTGCTCGATTAGTTTGA
- the LOC103701703 gene encoding transcription factor VOZ1-like, with protein sequence MRKGSKGGGCRSAAHRLLKDRAKNRVDDLQGMLADLQAVHKESRAADAALLEEQVHQMLREWKAELDEASPASSFLGNSHGSSDLSSYIRRMLQLNEEEDDATSKLAELPHGANPKPEPLELLEPDAGGLHGAGAAAFLEEYFVSQELPEHGFLGSERYKSSLSTGVQHAALNCLEGNTNFDYQQFTLHQELQHNVFIGFDASRQNGGDVVPLISEFIPAICPPPSAFLMPKCALWDCPRPARGSEWYQDYCSSFHATLALNEGPPGMTPVLRPGGIDLKDGPLFAALTAKTQGKNVGIPECEGAATAKSPWNAPELFDLLVLDGESRREWLFFDKPRRAFESGNRKQRSLPDYNGRGWHESRKQVMKEFGGLKRSYYMDPQPLSNYEWHLYEYEVNTCDACALYRLELKLVDLKKSAKGKVTTDSLVDLQQQMGRLNAENPVDNKRYPKGRVKANHKDGAENAYSASNVVNQREHSQNAYSASNVVNQREHGQNAYLALDQKAPIDENLGYGPSLPYAYSVDSLNNYYGT encoded by the exons ATGCGGAAGGGGTCGAAGGGCGGCGGATGCCGGTCGGCGGCCCACCGGCTCCTCAAGGACAGGGCCAAGAACCGGGTGGACGACCTCCAGGGCATGCTGGCCGACCTCCAGGCCGTCCACAAGGAGAGCCGCGCCGCCGACGCGGCCCTCCTCGAGGAGCAGGTCCACCAGATGCTCCGCGAGTGGAAGGCCGAGCTCGACGAGGCCTCCCCCGCTTCCTCCTTTCTC GGAAATAGCCACGGATCTTCGGACCTGTCCTCGTACATCCGCCGCATGCTGCAGCTTAATGAGGAGGAGGATGATGCGACGAGCAAGTTGGCGGAGCTGCCGCACGGCGCCAATCCGAAGCCCGAGCCGCTGGAGCTGCTAGAGCCCGACGCTGGGGGCCTTCACGGTGCAGGAGCTGCTGCCTTTCTGGAG GAATATTTTGTGTCTCAAGAACTACCAGAACATGGATTTCTAGGGTCTGAGCGATATAAAAGCTCTCTTTCCACAGGAGTGCAACATGCTGCATTGAATTGTCTGGAAGGAAATACTAATTTTGACTATCAGCAGTTCACTCTGCATCAGGAGTTACAGCATAATGTATTTATTGGTTTTGATGCTAGCAGGCAGAATGGAGGCGATGTTGTACCACTCATCTCAGAGTTCATTCCAGCAATATGCCCTCCACCTTCTGCTTTCTTAATGCCAAAATGTGCACTCTGGGACTGTCCTAGGCCTGCTCGGGGATCAGAATGGTACCAAGACTATTGCAGCAGCTTTCATGCTACTCTAGCATTAAATGAAGGACCTCCTGGTATGACTCCGGTGCTGCGGCCTGGTGGGATCGATTTGAAGGATGGTCCACTTTTTGCTGCTCTCACTGCCAAGACACAAGGAAAGAACGTTGGTATACCAGAATGTGAAGGGGCAGCAACTGCTAAATCTCCTTGGAATGCGCCTG AGCTCTTTGATCTTCTAGTTCTCGATGGAGAATCACGTAGAGAATGGCTATTCTTTGATAAGCCTCGAAGGGCATTTGAGAGTGGGAAccggaagcaaaggtcactgccTGATTACAATGGTCGTGGTTGGCATGAATCTAGAAAGCAGGTGATGAAGGAATTTGGCGGATTGAAGAGGTCCTACTACATGGATCCACAACCCCTGAGCAATTATGAGTGGCATCTGTATGAATACGAGGTTAACACCTGTGATGCTTGTGCCTTATACAGGCTGGAACTCAAGCTTGTAGATCTGAAGAAGAGTGCCAAAGGAAAAGTAACAACCGATTCACTTGTTGATCTGCAGCAGCAGATGGGAAGGCTCAATGCTGAGAATCCTGTGGATAACAAGCGGTATCCTAAGGGCAGGGTGAAAGCTAACCATAAGGATGGTGCTGAAAATGCTTATTCAGCTTCAAATGTAGTCAATCAAAGGGAACATAGCCAAAATGCTTATTCAGCTTCAAATGTAGTCAATCAAAGGGAACATGGCCAAAATGCATATTTAGCTTTGGATCAGAAAGCTCCTATAGATGAAAACCTTGGTTATGGACCAAGCTTACCATATGCTTACTCTGTTGATAGCTTGAATAACTATTATGGAACATAA